The following proteins are co-located in the Manihot esculenta cultivar AM560-2 chromosome 9, M.esculenta_v8, whole genome shotgun sequence genome:
- the LOC110623603 gene encoding zinc finger protein ZAT5, whose amino-acid sequence MDAQQVIMDSIKGKRSKRQRLPSPLRLAFTSSSSSAGDGGVERVDNNMSSSTSPSTSIEFAESTGGEEEDMANCLILLAQGSVHHQSPKLSEPPAAVALSTTAAPANKVSSGSSYVYQCKTCNRSFPSFQALGGHRASHKKPSNKAHNEVIEEVEDRQLLNAMSTNLSLQMPMNIKTNKVHECSICGAEFSSGQALGGHMRRHRAAFATSSTTTRSLVTSSPESQESKKPRNSLLLDLNLPAPEDDLRESNLRFTSKEQVLVFSPSSLVDCHY is encoded by the coding sequence ATGGATGCTCAACAAGTAATAATGGATTCTATCAAAGGCAAGCGCTCCAAGCGTCAACGTCTGCCGTCCCCTCTCAGGTTAGCCTTCACTTCTAGCTCTTCTAGTGCCGGAGATGGCGGTGTGGAAAGAGTCGACAATAATATGTCTTCTTCCACGTCTCCTAGCACCTCCATTGAATTTGCAGAAAGTACTGGTGGGGAAGAAGAAGACATGGCTAATTGCTTGATTCTTTTAGCTCAAGGTAGCGTCCACCATCAGAGTCCAAAATTATCTGAACCTCCGGCTGCGGTAGCTTTGAGTACTACTGCTGCTCCGGCTAATAAGGTCTCATCAGGGTCTTCGTACGTTTACCAGTGCAAAACTTGTAACCGGAGCTTTCCTTCGTTTCAAGCTCTTGGTGGACACAGAGCGAGCCATAAGAAGCCCAGTAATAAGGCTCACAATGAAGTGATAGAAGAAGTGGAAGATCGTCAACTTCTTAATGCTATGAGCACAAACCTTTCGTTGCAGATGCCAATGAATATCAAAACTAACAAGGTTCACGAGTGTTCTATATGTGGGGCTGAGTTCTCCTCCGGCCAGGCTTTAGGCGGTCATATGAGGAGGCATAGGGCGGCTTTTGCTACTTCTTCAACGACGACGAGGAGCTTGGTTACAAGTAGTCCTGAGTCTCAAGAATCCAAGAAGCCACGGAATAGTTTGCTGTTAGACCTTAATCTTCCTGCACCAGAGGATGATCTCAGAGAATCGAATCTTCGCTTTACCTCCAAGGAACAAGTTCTcgtcttctctccttcttcgtTGGTTGATTGCCATTACTGA
- the LOC110623780 gene encoding aquaporin TIP1-1 produces MPIRNIAVGHPQEATHPDALKAALAEFISTLIFVFAGEGSGMAFSKLTKNAANTPSGLIAASIAHAFALFVAVSVGANISGGHVNPAVTFGAFVGGNITLLRGILYWIAQLLGSTVACLLLKLSTGGMATAGFALSSGVGVWNAFVLEIVMTFGLVYTVYATAIDPKKGSLGIIAPLAIGFIVGANILAGGAFDGASMNPAVSFGPALVSWSWENHWVYWAGPLIGGGLAGLIYEFIFIGHNTHEQLPTTDY; encoded by the exons ATGCCGATCAGAAATATCGCCGTTGGCCATCCCCAGGAGGCAACTCATCCAGACGCCTTGAAGGCGGCTCTGGCTGAGTTCATCTCCACTCTTATTTTCGTCTTCGCCGGAGAAGGCTCTGGTATGGCCTTTAGCAAGCTAACAAAAAACGCTGCAAATACACCTTCTGGTCTCATTGCTGCATCCATCGCCCACGCTTTTGCACTATTTGTCGCTGTTTCCGTCGGCGCCAACATCTCAGGTGGTCATGTCAATCCTGCTGTTACCTTCGGCGCCTTCGTCGGTGGAAACATCACTCTCCTCCGTGGAATCCTCTACTGGATTGCTCAGCTCCTCGGCTCCACCGTCGCTTGCTTGCTTCTTAAGTTGAGCACCGGCGGCATG GCCACCGCTGGTTTCGCACTCTCTTCCGGTGTTGGTGTTTGGAACGCGTTCGTTTTGGAGATCGTGATGACCTTTGGACTAGTGTACACAGTGTACGCCACAGCCATTGATCCAAAGAAGGGGAGTTTGGGAATTATCGCACCTCTCGCAATTGGTTTCATTGTAGGAGCAAACATTTTGGCGGGAGGAGCATTCGACGGAGCATCGATGAACCCAGCGGTGTCGTTTGGACCAGCTTTGGTTAGCTGGAGCTGGGAAAACCACTGGGTGTACTGGGCTGGGCCACTCATCGGTGGCGGGCTTGCTGGGCTCATATACGAGTTCATCTTCATCGGACACAACACCCATGAGCAGCTTCCCACCACTGACTACTAA